In one Arachis duranensis cultivar V14167 chromosome 9, aradu.V14167.gnm2.J7QH, whole genome shotgun sequence genomic region, the following are encoded:
- the LOC107465348 gene encoding uncharacterized protein LOC107465348, translating to MAAEEKDQEKFNKKEEEPQASKKEKQVMEEHPQEKKKEVKLYTPPLPYPQRFKKELKDQQFPNFLEVFKKLEINIPLVEALEQMPFAVIQRGLPPKLKDLGSFIISCTIGNMILEKALCDLGASINLMPLSLMKKLAIEEVKPIRISLQMAYRSLKIPNGVVENLLVKVEEFIFPANFVILDMKE from the exons atgGCAGCTGAAGAGAAAGACCAGGAGAAGTTCAACAAGAAGGAGGAAGAACCTCAAGCTTCAAAGAAGGAAAAACAAGTCATGGAGGAGCATccacaagaaaagaagaaggaggtgaAGCTTTACACTCCTCCTCTTCCATATCCTCAAAGGTTCAAAAAGGAGCTTAAGGATCAACAATTTCCCAACTTCCTAGAGgttttcaagaagctggaaataaACATCCCACTTGTTGAAGCATTAGAGCAGATGCCATT TGCTGTAATTCAGAGAGGTTTACCACCAAAGCTCAAAGACCTTGGGAGTTTCATCATATCCTGCACCATAGGAAATATGATCTTAGAGAAAGCTCTCTGTGATTTAGGTGCCAGCATCAACCTGATGCCTCTCTCATTAATGAAGAAGCTTGCAATAGAAGAAGTTAAGCCCATAAGAATATCACTCCAAATGGCTTATAGATCACTCAAGATACCCAATGGAGTTGTAGAAAATTTGTTGGTAAAAGTTGAGGAATTCATTTTCCCTGCCAACTTTGTCATATTAGACATGAAAGAATAG